ACACGCCGCCTCATCAACGGCACCAACGTCTGGCTCGCCGCCTTCCTCTCGGTCGTGACGCTCGGCATGCTGCACCTCCAGAAGGGGCTCGCAGACGCCGCCGACGTCGGAGGAATCGGCGGTGTCATCGTCCTCGCTCTCGGCCTCGCCACCGTCGCTGGGGTTCTCGTCGCGCTGCTCACGCCTGCCGGGGCTCCTCGACCGACGACCGACCCCGTCCCCGCCGACGCGAGCCGGGTACCCCTCGGAGACGCCGAGCGAGCGATGTGGTTCCGACGCGTCCGTGGGGGCGCCGGCCTGGCGGTCGGCTTCCTCGCGGCCGCCGCCACCGGCACCCTGGCGATCGCGACCGGAGACTGGTGGATGCTCCTCGTGCCTGTCGGCACGGTGGCCCTCGTGGCATCCATGTTCAGCTGGATCGTCCGGGTGGACGACACAGGCCTGAGCGTCAGGTCCTCGCTCGGCATCCCGCGGTCCCACATCCCGCTCGACGAGGTGGTGCAGGCCCGCGCCACGACGGTGCGCTGCTTCGCCGAGTTCGGCGGGTGGGGCTGGCGCACGGCGCGGGACGGCCGCACGGGGATCCTGCTGCGCTCGGGCGACACGCTCGAGGTGACCCGCACCGGCGGCGGGATCTTCGTCGTCACGGTGGACGACGCCGCGACGGCCGCGGGGCTGCTCAACACCTTGGCCGACCGGGTGCGTCGCACGGACGCAGTCGAGTAGGCTCTCGACAAGTACGTAGTACCGACAGTCTCACGTTGGTTGTCGGTGTCCCGCTCACCTCAACGACGAGGATCATCATGCGCATCGGAGTTCACACCGGCTACTGGTCCGCCGGCTCACCCCCCGGGATCGCTGACGCCGTCCGCCAGGCAGACATGCTCGGCGCAGACTCCGTCTGGACAGCCGAGGCCTACGGATCAGACGCCCTCACACCGCTCGCCTGGTGGGGCGCCTCCACCAGCCGCATCCGGCTCGGGACTGCGGTCATGCAGATGTCGGCACGCACACCGACCGCTGCCGCGATGGCCGCGCTCACCCTCGACCACCTGTCCGGAGGACGCTTCATCATGGGCCTCGGGGTCTCCGGTCCCCAAGTCGTCGAAGGCTGGTACGGGCAGCCGTACCCCCGTCCGCTCGCCCGGACTCGCGAATACGTCGAGATCGTCCGTCAGGTCTTCGAGCGAGAACGCCCCGTGACCTACGACGGAGCGTTCTACACGCTCCCGCTCACCGCAGAGGCAGCCGGAGGGCGTCCGATCACCGGGCTCGGCAAGGCGCTGCGCTCCACCGTCCACCCGCTGCGCCGCGACCTGCCGATCCACCTCGCCGCCGAAGGGCCGAAGAACATCGCGCTCGCCGCCGAGATCGCCGACGGGTGGCTCCCCCTCTTCTACGCGCCTCGACTCGATGCCGACTTCCGGGCGCTCCTTGCCGAGGGCTTCGCGCTGCGCTCACCCGACCGCTCCCCCGCCGAGACGTTCGAGGTGTCCGCCACGGTGCCGGTCGTCGTCGACGACGACGTCGAGAAGGCAGCCGACACCGTCCGCCCGTTCCTCGCGCTCTACATCGGCGGCATGGGAGCGAAGGGCGCCAACTTCCATCGCAACGCCATCGACCGTCTCGGCTACTCCGACGCCTGCGACGAGGTCGAGGAGCACTACCGCGCCGGTCGCCGCGAGGAAGCCGCCGCCGCAGTGCCGACGGCGCTCGTCGAAGACATCGCGTTGGTCGGGCCCCCGGAGAAGATCCGCGACGAGCTCCGTGCATGGGAGGACACCGCCGTGACGACGATCATCGTCCAGGGCGACGCGCGAGCGCTCGTCACGGTTGCCGGCGCGCTCGGCTGAGCCAGGACGGTCATCGAGGCTGGTAGGCGGCGGCACGCAGATCGACACGCGTACCGTCGCCCACCAACGGGCAGCCGTCGGCGCGCAGCCGCTCGATCGCCAGCGAGGTCTGGTGGCGCGGAGGAGCACCAGCAGCGTTGACGACCCGCCACCACGGGACACCCGCGCCTGCACGGCTCAGGACCTGCCCGACCTGACGAGGCCCGCCGCGGCCGAGCGCAGTCCCGACCACGAGCGCGATCCCGCCGTACGTCATCGCCTGGCCTGCGGGGATCGTCTCGACGAGGTCGAGAACCGCCTCCATGTACTCCTCGTCCATCGCTGCTCCTCACCCAGGCCCGTCGTGCGTCGGTCGGCGGTCGCTCAGAGCGACTGACAGCGCGGGCACCAGAAGAGCGTGCGTCCCCCGAGGTCCGCGCGCGCGACGGTCGTGCCACACACCCGGCACGGCAGACCGTCACGGTGGTAGACGTAGAACGCCTCGTCGCTCGGGACGGCGTCCCGCTGACCGTCCGTGTTCTGGAGCGTCCGTCGGCGCCGGCGCCTGCTGGCCGGCTCGGTCGGAGCGCCTCCCTCGGCTGCAGGGACTGCTCCCCGGTCCTCGGGCCGTGTCGTGACGATGGCGCCCACCCGGGCGCCGTCGCGCATGAGACCGACGAGGTCGGCCCAGAGGTCGAGCGCAGTCTCCCGCGGAACCGCCGTCCCAGGGGTCGCCGGGGCGAGACGAGCACGGAAGAGGGACTCCGCACGGTAGATGTTGCCGACCCCAGCAAGCACCGCCTGGTTCATCAGCTGGAGGGCGACGCTGCTGCGGGAGCGCGTGAGCGCTGCGACGAACGCCTCCGGGTCAGCGTCGTCGCGGAGCGGGTCCGGACCGAGCCGTCCGAGGACCGTGGCCCTCTCCGGACCGGTGATCACCTCGCAGGCCGTCGGGCCGGTGAGGTCGGCGACAGCGTGCGCCGAGGCGATCCGGACCCGGACCTGCCCTCGAGGAGCAGGTGGCGCCCACGGTCCGTCGCTCGCCTCGACCCCGTCGAGGGTCGTCGTGCGGTCGGTCTCGCTGACACGGCGTCGCGGAGCGCCGATCGCGTGCACGACGTCAGCACCCGGGTCGCCCGCAAACGTCCATGCGCCGTAGAGCCCGAGGTGGACCCGCAGCCAGCGCAGGTCGTCGTTCTCTCTGCTGGACCGTGCTTCGGCGAACCCGAGGAACATCTGCTTTCCCCAGGCTTCGCTCGCTACGAGGACTCTCCCGTCCAGTCGTGCCGCACCGGCAGCGAAGCGACCTTGCGGGCTCGAGACCGCCAGATCCTGCTCACCGAACAGCCTGCCGAACGTCGTGGCGAGCCGGTGGACGGTGTGACCTTCAGGCACCTGGGTGATCAGACGTCGACGTGCATCGAGCAGCTGGCGACGTGGTCAGCGGTCGGCCTCGTACGCGCTGACCTCGTCGATGCGGCGCTGGTGCCGGGCGTCGCCGCTGAACGGCTCCGCGAGGAACACGTCCACGAACGACGCAGCCTCCTCGGGCGTGTGCTGACGCGCTCCGACGGCGACGACGTTCGCGTCGTTGTGCTGACGTCCCAGCCGCGCGGTGTCGAGGTTCCAGGCCAGAGCGGCACGCACCCCGTCCACCTTGTTCGCGGCGATCTGCTCGCCGTTGCCCGAACCACCGATGACGATCCCGAGAGATCCCGGCTCGGCGA
This sequence is a window from Sanguibacter antarcticus. Protein-coding genes within it:
- a CDS encoding DUF1648 domain-containing protein, whose product is MTGHTAPPPSTHRRSTTALALALPLALLGATTAVAWSWKDVLPDPVASHWGTDGVDGFASLTGAVAVPLIVGTAFVVGLWAFAWYRGALASTRRLINGTNVWLAAFLSVVTLGMLHLQKGLADAADVGGIGGVIVLALGLATVAGVLVALLTPAGAPRPTTDPVPADASRVPLGDAERAMWFRRVRGGAGLAVGFLAAAATGTLAIATGDWWMLLVPVGTVALVASMFSWIVRVDDTGLSVRSSLGIPRSHIPLDEVVQARATTVRCFAEFGGWGWRTARDGRTGILLRSGDTLEVTRTGGGIFVVTVDDAATAAGLLNTLADRVRRTDAVE
- a CDS encoding LLM class F420-dependent oxidoreductase, with the protein product MRIGVHTGYWSAGSPPGIADAVRQADMLGADSVWTAEAYGSDALTPLAWWGASTSRIRLGTAVMQMSARTPTAAAMAALTLDHLSGGRFIMGLGVSGPQVVEGWYGQPYPRPLARTREYVEIVRQVFERERPVTYDGAFYTLPLTAEAAGGRPITGLGKALRSTVHPLRRDLPIHLAAEGPKNIALAAEIADGWLPLFYAPRLDADFRALLAEGFALRSPDRSPAETFEVSATVPVVVDDDVEKAADTVRPFLALYIGGMGAKGANFHRNAIDRLGYSDACDEVEEHYRAGRREEAAAAVPTALVEDIALVGPPEKIRDELRAWEDTAVTTIIVQGDARALVTVAGALG
- a CDS encoding MGMT family protein: MDEEYMEAVLDLVETIPAGQAMTYGGIALVVGTALGRGGPRQVGQVLSRAGAGVPWWRVVNAAGAPPRHQTSLAIERLRADGCPLVGDGTRVDLRAAAYQPR
- a CDS encoding Fpg/Nei family DNA glycosylase, with protein sequence MPEGHTVHRLATTFGRLFGEQDLAVSSPQGRFAAGAARLDGRVLVASEAWGKQMFLGFAEARSSRENDDLRWLRVHLGLYGAWTFAGDPGADVVHAIGAPRRRVSETDRTTTLDGVEASDGPWAPPAPRGQVRVRIASAHAVADLTGPTACEVITGPERATVLGRLGPDPLRDDADPEAFVAALTRSRSSVALQLMNQAVLAGVGNIYRAESLFRARLAPATPGTAVPRETALDLWADLVGLMRDGARVGAIVTTRPEDRGAVPAAEGGAPTEPASRRRRRRTLQNTDGQRDAVPSDEAFYVYHRDGLPCRVCGTTVARADLGGRTLFWCPRCQSL
- a CDS encoding ribose-5-phosphate isomerase; amino-acid sequence: MRVHIASDHAGFELKSFLAEHLRHEGHDVVDHGAHAFDPQDDYPSFCIAAGEAVVAEPGSLGIVIGGSGNGEQIAANKVDGVRAALAWNLDTARLGRQHNDANVVAVGARQHTPEEAASFVDVFLAEPFSGDARHQRRIDEVSAYEADR